In a single window of the Danio aesculapii chromosome 20, fDanAes4.1, whole genome shotgun sequence genome:
- the gja10b gene encoding gap junction protein alpha 10 b, with amino-acid sequence MGDWNLLGSILEEVHIHSTIVGKIWLTILFIFRMLVLGVAAEDVWDDEQSEFVCNTEQPGCKNVCYDQAFPISLIRYWVLQIIFVSSPSLVYMGHALYRLRALEKERHKKKVQLKVELEESEALEEHKRIEKELRKLEEQKKVRKAPLRGSLLRTYVFHILTRSVVEVGFIVGQYMLYGIGLAPLYKCERDPCPNSVDCFVSRPTEKNIFMIFMLVIAGVSLFLNLLEIFHLGVKKIKQTIYGSMYSDDDSICRSKKNSMVQQVCFLTNSSPQKQLHLTHTSLAVAPDGQMVPLPLYMQTAGHVVSNINPNGSVQPLRQDRLPSQPEIQVLQQLGTKERLSIPDNRLLSCSSEDSGPKSSEPPKYSQQPRASFRASHIEIPAALRKHSRVSQCKDFSEESDSVESGNYPTARKASFMSRGLSESPSESAASKSGSDTEANRITQSESPAITPPPAAGRRMSMSMILELSSIMKK; translated from the exons ATGGGAGATTGGAACTTGCTTGGGAGTATCTTAGAGGAGGTTCACATTCACTCCACCATTGTGGGCAAAATCTGGCTTACCATTCTTTTCATTTTCCGCATGCTGGTACTTGGGGTTGCTGCGGAAGACGTATGGGATGATGAGCAAAGTGAGTTTGTGTGCAACACAGAACAGCCTGGATGCAAAAATGTCTGTTATGACCAGGCGTTCCCCATATCTCTTATCCGATACTGGGTCTTACAGATCATCTTTGTCTCCTCGCCATCTCTGGTGTACATGGGACACGCACTCTACCGGCTCCGAGCTCTGGAGAAAGAGCGGCACAAGAAGAAAGTCCAGCTGAAGGTGGAGCTGGAAGAGAGTGAAGCTTTGGAAGAACACAAAAGAATCGAAAAAGAGCTTCGGAAGCTGGAGGAGCAGAAGAAAGTGAGGAAGGCCCCTCTGAGGGGTTCCTTGCTGCGCACATATGTGTTCCATATCTTAACCAGGTCAGTGGTGGAGGTGGGATTCATAGTGGGGCAGTACATGCTCTACGGTATTGGACTGGCGCCCCTGTACAAGTGTGAGCGTGATCCTTGCCCCAACAGCGTTGACTGCTTTGTTTCAAGGCCGACAGAGAAGAACATCTTCATGATTTTCATGCTGGTCATTGCAGGAGTGTCCTTGTTCCTCAATCTCCTGGAGATATTCCACCTTGGTGTGAAAAAGATCAAGCAGACCATATATGGATCCATGTACAGCGACGACGACAGCATTTGCAGGTCAAAGAAAAACTCCATGGTCCAACAAGTGTGCTTCCTTACCAATTCCTCACCACAAAAACAGTTGCATTTGACACACACTTCCCTTGCCGTGGCACCTGATGGACAGATGGTACCTTTGCCTCTCTATATGCAGACAGCTGGTCATGTGGTGTCCAACATTAACCCTAATGGATCTGTGCAGCCTCTGAGACAGGACCGTCTTCCAAGCCAACCCGAAATTCAAGTTCTTCAACAACTTGGAACTAAAGAACGACTGTCCATTCCAGACAATCGTCTGTTATCCTGCAGCAGTGAGGATTCTGGCCCCAAAAGTTCCGAACCACCAAAATATTCTCAGCAGCCCCGAGCTTCATTCAGAGCCAGTCATATAGAAATACCAGCAGCATTACGGAAGCACAGCCGTGTCAGTCAGTGTAAAGACTTCAGTGAGGAGAGTGATTCAGTGGAAAGCGGAAACTATCCTACTGCCAGGAAAGCCAGCTTCATGTCGCGGGGTCTTTCAGAGAGCCCGTCTGAGAGTGCAGCCTCCAAGAGTGGATCAGACACAGAGGCCAACCGTATCACTCAAAGCGAGAGTCCCGCTATAACACCACCCCCAGCAGCAGGACGCCGAATGTCAATG aGCATGATCCTGGAACTTTCTTCAATCatgaaaaagtga